A window of bacterium contains these coding sequences:
- a CDS encoding Ig-like domain-containing protein: MRKYLIATLALLVFAGVGMAKEYVLEADSAPDTGLAIQYVPVAPTSGGLRYLPPPPGETELYWDDGVDCGSYFSSSYSPYATTFTAPSACHLVTYRLYWYGGGSVNINCLLYNDSGGTPTGSTLFTVTGNSGSASFAWVDIPVSSAGATLTSGQVFHPGWSHTSGSAGVLMDNPKHAGSCWLWLGYWYDYSPYYTHMVRVVIDDDATGPYVDGQAPADGGWTNDNTQLVFHAKDDDKGVDDTTIDVSVDDGSRADVPGSLDITGTPADYACTFYPDSPFDDGTFDVTVPGSLADLLGNEMGDDEVWSFSVDTTVPTVGGRDPADGASGVDPDTNIVFHVYDPGVGVDTGTIDFTVQDTSLSPGNHAVSAGSSAVHTGYAPAGDISGSLDIDDADPGDVICTFDPTDPLPPDTITCTVAAGLADTLGNATTDDIVWSFNITGEGSEVTTWGLIKVEF; this comes from the coding sequence TTGAGAAAGTACTTGATTGCTACATTGGCACTTTTGGTGTTTGCCGGAGTGGGCATGGCCAAGGAGTACGTGCTCGAGGCCGATAGTGCCCCCGACACGGGTCTTGCCATTCAGTACGTGCCCGTCGCCCCCACATCCGGTGGCCTGCGCTACCTGCCGCCCCCCCCCGGTGAGACAGAGCTTTACTGGGACGACGGTGTAGACTGCGGTTCATACTTCAGCAGCTCCTATTCGCCATATGCCACCACCTTCACCGCCCCATCCGCCTGCCATCTGGTGACTTACCGCCTCTACTGGTACGGCGGCGGCAGCGTTAACATTAACTGCCTGCTCTACAACGACAGCGGCGGCACCCCCACCGGCAGCACCCTCTTCACCGTCACCGGCAACAGCGGCAGCGCCAGCTTCGCGTGGGTTGATATTCCCGTCAGCAGCGCAGGCGCAACGCTCACCAGCGGCCAGGTCTTCCACCCCGGCTGGAGCCATACCAGCGGCTCAGCGGGCGTCTTGATGGACAACCCCAAGCATGCCGGTTCCTGCTGGCTCTGGCTGGGTTACTGGTACGACTACAGCCCGTACTACACCCACATGGTCCGCGTCGTTATTGACGACGACGCGACCGGCCCCTACGTGGACGGCCAGGCCCCGGCGGACGGCGGGTGGACCAACGACAACACCCAGCTCGTGTTCCACGCCAAGGACGATGACAAGGGCGTGGACGATACCACCATTGACGTGAGTGTGGACGACGGCAGTCGGGCCGACGTGCCGGGCAGCCTGGACATAACCGGCACCCCCGCGGATTACGCCTGCACCTTCTACCCCGACTCGCCCTTCGACGACGGCACATTCGATGTGACCGTCCCCGGCTCGCTGGCGGACCTTTTAGGCAACGAGATGGGCGACGACGAGGTCTGGAGCTTCAGCGTGGACACCACCGTCCCGACGGTGGGCGGACGTGATCCGGCCGACGGCGCCTCCGGCGTGGACCCGGACACCAACATCGTCTTCCACGTATACGACCCCGGCGTCGGCGTGGACACCGGAACCATTGACTTCACCGTCCAGGACACCAGCCTCTCGCCCGGCAATCACGCCGTGAGCGCCGGTTCCAGCGCAGTACACACCGGGTACGCCCCCGCGGGCGACATCTCCGGCAGCCTGGACATTGATGACGCCGACCCCGGAGACGTGATCTGCACCTTCGATCCGACCGACCCGCTGCCCCCGGACACCATCACCTGCACCGTGGCCGCCGGGCTGGCCGACACCCTGGGCAACGCGACCACCGACGACATCGTCTGGAGCTTTAACATCACCGGCGAGGGCTCCGAGGTGACCACCTGGGGCCTGATCAAGGTCGAATTCTAG